From Erwinia sp. HDF1-3R, one genomic window encodes:
- a CDS encoding Gfo/Idh/MocA family oxidoreductase, protein MTLKLGVIGTGAIGQEHIRRCSKVLQGAKVVAVSDINLDGAQGVVSRLGLEAEVYANGHDVINAADVDAVIITSWGPTHEEFTLAAIAAGKPVFCEKPLAMSAEGCRRIVDAEVAYGKRLVQVGFMRPYDAGYRALKSVITQGEIGEPLMLHCAHRNPAVPESYTTDMAITDTLIHELDVLRWLTDDDYKSVQVVFPRSTKNSHAKLRDPQIVLFETHKGVRIDVEIFVNCAYGYDIQCEVVGETGIARLPEPASVQMRKEAKLATTILTDWKDRFIDAYDVELQAFINDIAIGQLQGPSAWDGFAAAVAGDACLKAQESGQIEPVEMPPRPAFYNR, encoded by the coding sequence ATGACTTTGAAACTTGGCGTAATCGGCACCGGTGCAATTGGTCAGGAACATATTCGCCGCTGCAGTAAAGTCCTGCAGGGCGCGAAGGTTGTTGCCGTGTCTGATATCAATCTTGATGGTGCGCAAGGCGTCGTCAGCCGTCTGGGCCTGGAGGCAGAAGTGTATGCCAACGGCCACGATGTGATTAACGCTGCGGATGTTGATGCCGTAATCATTACCTCCTGGGGGCCGACTCACGAAGAGTTTACCCTGGCTGCTATTGCCGCGGGCAAACCGGTATTTTGTGAAAAACCGCTGGCGATGAGCGCCGAGGGTTGCCGCCGGATCGTTGATGCAGAAGTGGCTTATGGCAAGCGTCTGGTTCAGGTTGGATTTATGCGCCCCTACGATGCGGGCTATCGCGCACTGAAATCGGTGATTACGCAGGGTGAAATTGGCGAGCCGCTGATGTTGCACTGTGCCCACCGTAATCCGGCGGTGCCGGAAAGCTATACCACCGATATGGCCATTACCGACACGCTGATCCATGAACTGGACGTACTGCGCTGGCTGACAGATGACGATTATAAATCTGTCCAGGTAGTCTTCCCGCGCTCCACTAAAAACTCCCACGCAAAACTGCGCGATCCGCAAATCGTCCTGTTTGAAACCCACAAGGGCGTGCGTATTGACGTGGAAATTTTTGTTAACTGCGCCTATGGCTACGACATTCAGTGTGAAGTCGTGGGTGAAACAGGTATTGCCCGGCTGCCTGAGCCCGCTTCGGTCCAGATGCGCAAAGAGGCCAAACTGGCGACAACCATTCTGACCGACTGGAAAGACCGCTTTATTGATGCCTATGACGTTGAGCTCCAGGCTTTCATTAACGATATTGCCATCGGCCAGCTTCAGGGGCCTTCAGCCTGGGATGGCTTCGCCGCCGCCGTGGCCGGAGATGCCTGCCTGAAGGCGCAGGAAAGCGGACAGATTGAACCCGTCGAAATGCCACCACGCCCGGCTTTCTACAACCGCTAA
- a CDS encoding 7-cyano-7-deazaguanine/7-aminomethyl-7-deazaguanine transporter yields the protein MIPLTPRQRTFALVWLSLFHVLVITSSNYLVQLPISVFGLHTTWGAFSFPFIFLATDLTVRIFGAPLARRIILAVMVPALIISYAVSALYYQGEWQGFAVLKEPNLFVARIACASFMAYALGQILDVHVFNRLRRLPRWWIAPASAMFLGNISDTLAFFFIAFYKSPDPFMAQNWVEIALVDYSFKVIVCMIFFLPAYGLLLNAFLKRLAEKSTGAQVNFG from the coding sequence ATGATTCCACTTACTCCCCGTCAGCGCACGTTTGCGCTGGTCTGGCTCTCGCTATTCCACGTGCTGGTGATTACCTCCAGTAACTACCTGGTGCAGCTGCCGATTTCGGTCTTTGGACTGCATACCACCTGGGGCGCATTCAGCTTTCCCTTTATCTTCCTGGCCACCGATCTGACCGTGCGCATTTTCGGTGCTCCGCTGGCTCGCCGAATTATCCTGGCGGTAATGGTCCCGGCTCTGATTATCTCCTACGCGGTCTCCGCGCTCTATTATCAGGGCGAATGGCAGGGCTTTGCCGTGTTGAAAGAGCCAAACCTGTTTGTTGCCCGTATCGCCTGCGCCAGCTTTATGGCTTACGCCCTGGGGCAAATTCTGGATGTCCACGTCTTCAACCGGCTGCGGCGCTTACCGCGCTGGTGGATAGCGCCAGCCTCCGCAATGTTTCTGGGCAACATTAGCGATACGCTCGCCTTCTTTTTCATCGCCTTTTACAAGAGTCCCGATCCCTTTATGGCGCAAAACTGGGTGGAAATTGCCCTGGTGGACTACAGCTTCAAAGTGATCGTTTGCATGATTTTCTTCCTGCCTGCCTATGGCCTGCTGCTAAACGCGTTCCTAAAGCGTCTTGCGGAAAAATCCACTGGCGCACAGGTTAACTTCGGCTAA
- the iolE gene encoding myo-inosose-2 dehydratase → MNKDHVKLAIAPIGWTNDDMPELGGENTFQQIVSEMALAGFTGSEVGSKYPRDPAVLKPMLEIRGIEICNAWFSTFFADGERAKTIDEFINHRDFLHAMGAKVIGCSEQSKSIQCTTLGVLEEKPTFTDAQWQLTAQGYNELAALAAEKGMQVCLHHHMGTAIQTAEEIDRFMAITNDNVFLLFDTGHAYYSEGSQEKMLAILKKHLPRINHVHLKDVRDDVVSQVRSQKLSFLDGVRKGTFTVPGDGVIDFMPVFTLLDEAGYKGWMVVEAEQDPAIANPFEYAVKARKYIREHAGL, encoded by the coding sequence ATGAACAAAGATCACGTGAAGCTGGCGATAGCGCCAATTGGCTGGACTAACGACGATATGCCAGAGCTGGGTGGAGAAAATACCTTCCAGCAGATCGTCAGCGAAATGGCGCTGGCTGGCTTTACCGGCAGTGAAGTGGGCAGCAAATATCCCCGTGACCCGGCCGTGCTTAAACCCATGCTGGAGATCAGAGGCATAGAGATCTGCAATGCGTGGTTCAGCACCTTCTTCGCAGATGGCGAGCGGGCAAAAACCATCGACGAATTTATCAACCATCGTGATTTCCTCCATGCGATGGGCGCAAAAGTGATTGGCTGTTCGGAGCAGAGTAAAAGCATCCAGTGCACCACGCTGGGCGTCCTGGAAGAAAAGCCGACCTTTACTGACGCCCAGTGGCAGCTTACGGCACAGGGCTATAATGAGCTGGCGGCGCTGGCGGCTGAAAAGGGCATGCAGGTTTGCCTGCACCACCATATGGGTACAGCCATTCAGACCGCGGAAGAGATTGACCGCTTCATGGCGATCACCAATGACAACGTCTTTCTGCTGTTTGATACCGGCCATGCTTACTATTCAGAGGGGAGCCAGGAAAAAATGCTGGCTATCCTGAAAAAGCACCTGCCACGCATTAATCACGTCCACCTTAAGGATGTACGGGATGACGTAGTATCACAGGTACGCAGCCAGAAACTCTCTTTCCTCGACGGGGTGAGAAAGGGCACTTTTACCGTACCGGGAGATGGCGTCATTGATTTTATGCCGGTCTTTACGCTACTGGATGAGGCGGGCTACAAAGGCTGGATGGTGGTTGAAGCTGAACAGGATCCTGCGATAGCGAACCCGTTTGAATATGCGGTAAAAGCCAGGAAATATATTCGCGAGCATGCCGGGCTGTAA
- a CDS encoding DcrB family lipoprotein, which produces MRNLLKYAGIGLLVVGLTACDGKNDKAAADDNGVSSSQSSQNVTLLDGKLSFTLPAGMSDQSGKLGTQANNMHVYADASGQKAIIVIEGDTTTESLDALSNRLEQQQRNRDPQLQVVSNKSVNLKGQPGQQLDTVISAKNQSSWSSVVLAKADGKLVTLQITLPADNQQQSQTDAEKIINTIALK; this is translated from the coding sequence ATGCGTAATTTATTGAAATATGCCGGAATCGGCCTGCTGGTGGTTGGACTGACCGCCTGTGACGGCAAAAATGATAAAGCCGCAGCCGATGACAATGGCGTGAGCAGCAGCCAGTCCAGCCAGAATGTGACTCTGCTGGATGGTAAACTGAGCTTCACCCTGCCAGCGGGCATGTCCGATCAGAGCGGCAAGCTGGGCACCCAGGCGAATAATATGCACGTTTACGCCGATGCTTCAGGCCAAAAGGCGATTATCGTGATTGAAGGCGATACCACTACCGAAAGCCTGGACGCACTGTCCAACCGCCTGGAACAGCAGCAGCGTAACCGCGATCCGCAGTTGCAGGTGGTCAGCAATAAGTCTGTAAACCTGAAAGGGCAGCCTGGACAGCAGCTGGATACGGTGATTTCCGCTAAGAACCAGTCATCATGGTCCTCCGTGGTGTTGGCTAAGGCTGATGGCAAACTGGTAACGCTGCAAATTACGCTGCCAGCAGATAATCAGCAGCAGTCACAGACCGATGCAGAAAAAATCATCAATACCATTGCGCTGAAATAA
- the iolC gene encoding 5-dehydro-2-deoxygluconokinase has product MSTQEKRLDVICIGRIAVDLYGQQIGARLEDMSTFSKYLGGSSGNVAYGTAIQGLKSGMLARVGDEHMGRFLREELQRVGADTQCLITDKKRLTGLVILGIKDQDTFPLVFYRDNCADMGLIPDDIDEEYITSARAVAVTGTHLSHPDTRAAVLKALDIARRHGLRTALDIDYRPVLWGLTSLGDGETRFVESQHVTRQLQEVLHYFDLVVGTEEEFHIAGGSTDTITALKNVRQATKATLVCKRGPMGCVVLEGAIPDSWEQTTLQSGVRVEVLNVLGAGDAFMSGLLRGWLNDESWEQACRYANACGALVVSRHGCAPAMPTRAELDDFLSRDKEVKRPDLDNRLNHLHRVTSRKQKWEELCVFAFDHRKQLLDMADEAGVDASRLPELKTLLLRAAEEAAGEAGLDNRSGILADTTYGQPALNAITGKGWWIGRPIEMPGSRPLRLEHGNIGSQLIDWPQEHVVKCLVFYHPHDEAGLRQEQDALILDVWKGCNKSGHELLLEVILPEDNADKKESYYFDMLSHFYSLGIQPDWWKLPPLSLESWEAISGLIEQQDPHCRGILILGLDASEEKLKAGFAAAAKAPWVKGFAVGRTIFGQPSRQWLQGELDDDALIAQVKSNYLTLIDYWRQVRPTHQP; this is encoded by the coding sequence ATGAGTACACAAGAAAAACGGCTTGATGTGATTTGTATCGGGCGCATAGCCGTTGACCTCTATGGCCAGCAAATCGGTGCCCGCCTTGAGGATATGAGCACATTTTCTAAGTACCTTGGCGGCTCGTCTGGCAATGTCGCCTACGGTACCGCTATTCAGGGTTTGAAGTCCGGTATGCTGGCCCGCGTTGGCGATGAACATATGGGCCGCTTCCTGCGGGAGGAGCTTCAGCGGGTAGGAGCTGATACGCAGTGCCTGATTACGGACAAAAAACGTCTGACGGGCCTGGTAATCCTGGGGATCAAGGATCAGGACACCTTTCCACTGGTGTTTTACCGTGATAACTGCGCAGATATGGGCCTGATCCCTGACGATATCGACGAAGAATATATCACCTCCGCCCGCGCCGTTGCGGTGACCGGCACCCATCTGTCGCATCCCGATACCCGTGCCGCCGTGCTTAAGGCGCTGGATATCGCCCGCCGTCACGGCCTGCGCACCGCGCTGGATATCGATTACCGCCCGGTTCTGTGGGGGCTGACCTCATTAGGCGACGGTGAGACGCGCTTTGTTGAATCGCAGCATGTCACGCGGCAGTTACAGGAAGTGTTGCACTACTTCGATCTGGTGGTGGGGACGGAAGAAGAATTTCATATTGCCGGTGGCAGCACCGATACGATTACCGCATTAAAAAATGTGCGACAGGCCACTAAAGCCACGCTGGTTTGCAAACGTGGGCCTATGGGCTGCGTGGTATTGGAAGGCGCAATACCCGACAGTTGGGAGCAGACGACGCTACAGAGCGGCGTTCGCGTTGAGGTATTGAACGTACTCGGCGCAGGGGATGCCTTTATGTCCGGTCTGCTGCGCGGCTGGCTTAATGATGAAAGCTGGGAGCAGGCCTGTCGCTACGCCAATGCCTGTGGTGCGCTGGTGGTATCACGCCACGGCTGTGCGCCTGCCATGCCGACCCGGGCTGAACTTGATGACTTCCTCAGCCGCGATAAAGAGGTGAAGCGACCCGACCTGGACAACCGCCTTAACCACCTCCACCGCGTCACCTCGCGTAAGCAAAAATGGGAAGAGCTGTGCGTCTTTGCCTTTGACCATCGTAAGCAACTGCTTGATATGGCCGATGAGGCAGGCGTGGATGCCTCCCGTTTGCCGGAGCTGAAAACGCTGCTGCTGAGGGCCGCAGAGGAAGCAGCAGGTGAAGCTGGCCTGGATAACCGCAGCGGCATACTGGCCGATACGACTTACGGTCAGCCCGCCCTGAATGCCATTACGGGTAAAGGATGGTGGATTGGACGTCCGATTGAGATGCCGGGTTCCCGCCCACTGCGGCTGGAACACGGTAATATTGGTTCGCAGCTGATTGACTGGCCTCAGGAGCACGTCGTGAAATGCCTGGTGTTTTACCATCCACACGATGAAGCCGGTCTGCGCCAGGAACAGGACGCGCTAATTCTTGATGTCTGGAAGGGGTGCAACAAATCTGGCCATGAACTGCTGCTGGAGGTCATCCTTCCCGAGGACAATGCGGATAAAAAAGAGTCGTATTATTTCGACATGCTGAGCCATTTTTATTCGCTGGGTATTCAGCCAGACTGGTGGAAGCTGCCGCCGCTCTCTCTGGAGAGCTGGGAAGCCATTAGTGGTCTGATTGAGCAGCAGGATCCTCACTGCCGCGGTATTTTGATTTTGGGGCTGGATGCGTCGGAAGAGAAACTTAAAGCGGGTTTTGCCGCGGCGGCTAAAGCACCGTGGGTGAAAGGATTCGCCGTGGGAAGAACGATTTTCGGCCAGCCTTCGCGTCAGTGGTTGCAGGGTGAGCTGGACGATGATGCGCTGATTGCCCAGGTTAAATCCAACTATCTGACGCTGATTGATTACTGGCGTCAGGTACGGCCAACGCACCAGCCCTGA
- a CDS encoding sugar phosphate isomerase/epimerase, with protein sequence MKIAFDVDVIRDMGITKMVHQVADWGYKYIEQSPHPQINPFYKHPKASREIITEYKNALRETGLEISSYIVVYRWSGPDEARRQAAVRNWKRMIEIAVETGVQVINTELSGTPNEPEICEEMFYRSMEELLPIVEREGIRIEIQSHPWDFCEENNETSDLVKSFRSENVKYLYSAPHTFFYDKGKGDVKSMLEYAGADLSHVLIADTMNHTKHCRYIVNPPGVDATIHQHVGVGEGEVDFDTLFQTLREMDFANRSYKVGGESIIASSLFGYPEKMKYQAVETRELIERELLNR encoded by the coding sequence ATGAAAATTGCTTTTGATGTGGATGTCATCAGGGATATGGGCATCACCAAAATGGTCCATCAGGTGGCCGACTGGGGTTATAAATATATTGAACAGTCCCCCCACCCGCAGATCAACCCATTCTACAAGCATCCTAAAGCCAGCCGTGAAATCATCACCGAGTATAAAAACGCGCTGCGTGAGACCGGGCTGGAAATTTCGTCCTACATTGTGGTCTATCGCTGGTCCGGGCCGGATGAGGCGCGTCGCCAGGCTGCGGTACGTAACTGGAAAAGAATGATCGAAATCGCCGTAGAAACCGGCGTTCAGGTGATCAATACCGAGCTTTCAGGTACGCCTAATGAGCCAGAAATTTGTGAAGAGATGTTCTATCGCTCAATGGAAGAGTTGCTGCCCATTGTCGAGCGCGAAGGTATCCGCATCGAAATCCAGTCTCACCCCTGGGATTTCTGTGAAGAGAACAATGAGACTTCGGACCTGGTGAAATCCTTCCGCAGCGAGAATGTGAAATACCTCTACAGTGCGCCCCACACCTTCTTTTATGACAAGGGAAAAGGGGACGTCAAAAGTATGCTGGAGTACGCAGGGGCTGACCTCTCACACGTGCTGATAGCCGATACCATGAACCACACTAAGCACTGCCGCTATATCGTTAATCCGCCGGGGGTTGATGCCACCATTCACCAGCACGTAGGCGTTGGTGAAGGCGAAGTGGATTTCGATACGCTTTTCCAGACCCTCCGTGAGATGGATTTTGCCAACCGCAGCTACAAGGTGGGCGGTGAGTCGATTATTGCCTCTTCATTGTTTGGCTACCCGGAAAAAATGAAGTATCAGGCAGTGGAAACGCGTGAACTGATCGAGCGCGAACTGCTTAACCGATAA
- the iolD gene encoding 3D-(3,5/4)-trihydroxycyclohexane-1,2-dione acylhydrolase (decyclizing) has product MGKIRLTTAQALVKFLDNQYLSVDGVETKFVKGIFAIFGHGNVLGLGQALEEDSGDLVVHQGRNEQGMAHAAIGYAKQKLRREIIACTSSVGPGAANMITAAGTATANRIPLLLLPGDVFATRQPDPVLQQVEQSHDLSISTNDAFRAVSKYWDRVNRPEQLMTACINAMRVLTDPAETGAVTISLPQDVQGEAWDYPDYFFQKRVHILDRRLPTEAQLAVALKLIAGKRKPLIVCGGGVKYSGAGDALRQFAERHQIPFAETQAGKGTLISDHPLNVGGVGETGCLAANLLAKEADLVIGIGTRYTDFTTASKWIFQNPDVSYININVSNFDAWKLDGVQVVADAREAITALDGRLAAQGFTSGWGEKVDQAQSRLLKETQRVYQAVYSNEGYVPEIDDHLDREAVFAEFNRLTDSFLTQSSVLGTLNEQLPKDAVIVAAAGSLPGDLQRVWRNKDYNGYHVEYGYSCMGYEVNASLGVKLAEPHREVYTLVGDGSFMMLHSELVTSIQEGAKINVVLFDNMTNGCINNLQMEHGMDSFTTEFRFRNAEGGKLDGGFIPVDFAAIAAGYGCKTWRVSTLAQLKQALEEAKRSPVSTLIDIKVLPKTMVHKYFSWWRVGGAQVSKSERVDAVARMLNEHIDQARKY; this is encoded by the coding sequence ATGGGTAAGATCAGATTAACCACGGCACAGGCGCTGGTAAAATTCCTGGATAACCAATACCTCTCGGTAGATGGCGTTGAGACCAAATTTGTTAAAGGGATTTTTGCCATCTTCGGCCATGGCAACGTGCTGGGGCTGGGTCAGGCCCTTGAGGAAGACAGCGGCGACCTGGTGGTGCATCAGGGGCGTAACGAACAGGGTATGGCCCATGCTGCCATCGGCTACGCCAAGCAAAAGCTGCGTCGCGAGATTATTGCCTGTACCTCTTCGGTAGGGCCGGGTGCGGCAAATATGATTACCGCGGCAGGCACCGCCACCGCGAACCGCATACCTTTATTACTTCTGCCGGGCGATGTCTTCGCCACGCGCCAGCCCGATCCGGTTTTGCAGCAGGTTGAGCAAAGTCATGACCTGAGTATCAGCACTAATGATGCCTTTCGCGCCGTCAGTAAGTACTGGGACCGCGTTAACCGTCCGGAACAGCTGATGACTGCCTGTATCAATGCCATGCGGGTGCTAACCGACCCCGCAGAAACCGGCGCGGTAACGATTTCGCTGCCGCAGGACGTACAGGGCGAAGCCTGGGACTATCCCGATTATTTCTTTCAGAAGCGCGTGCACATCCTCGACCGTCGCCTGCCGACCGAAGCGCAGCTGGCGGTAGCGTTAAAGCTTATCGCCGGCAAGCGCAAGCCGCTGATTGTCTGCGGCGGTGGCGTTAAGTATTCGGGAGCGGGCGATGCACTGCGCCAGTTTGCCGAACGTCATCAGATCCCCTTTGCCGAAACGCAGGCGGGTAAGGGAACGCTGATCTCTGACCATCCGCTCAACGTCGGCGGGGTCGGGGAAACCGGCTGCCTGGCGGCCAATTTATTGGCTAAAGAGGCCGATCTGGTGATTGGCATTGGCACACGCTATACCGATTTCACTACGGCCTCAAAATGGATTTTCCAGAATCCGGACGTCAGCTATATCAATATCAACGTCAGTAATTTCGACGCCTGGAAGCTGGACGGCGTACAGGTGGTGGCCGATGCCAGAGAGGCGATTACCGCGCTGGATGGACGCCTGGCGGCCCAGGGCTTTACCAGCGGGTGGGGCGAAAAAGTGGATCAGGCGCAAAGCCGACTGCTGAAAGAGACCCAACGCGTCTACCAGGCCGTCTATAGCAATGAAGGCTATGTACCGGAAATTGACGATCATCTGGATCGCGAAGCGGTCTTTGCTGAATTTAACCGCTTAACCGACTCCTTCCTCACCCAGAGCAGCGTGCTGGGAACGCTTAACGAGCAGCTCCCAAAGGACGCAGTGATCGTCGCCGCTGCGGGTAGCCTGCCCGGCGATCTACAGCGCGTCTGGCGCAACAAAGATTACAACGGTTACCACGTTGAGTATGGCTACTCCTGTATGGGGTACGAGGTCAACGCCTCGTTGGGGGTGAAACTGGCCGAGCCGCACCGCGAAGTCTACACCCTGGTAGGCGATGGTTCGTTCATGATGCTCCACTCAGAGCTGGTCACCTCGATTCAGGAAGGTGCCAAAATCAACGTGGTGCTGTTCGATAATATGACTAACGGCTGCATCAACAACCTCCAGATGGAGCACGGTATGGACAGTTTCACTACCGAATTCCGCTTCCGTAATGCCGAGGGGGGCAAACTGGACGGGGGCTTTATACCGGTCGATTTCGCCGCGATTGCCGCCGGATACGGTTGTAAAACCTGGCGTGTCTCTACGCTGGCCCAGCTTAAGCAGGCGCTTGAGGAGGCAAAACGCTCACCGGTTTCCACTCTGATTGACATCAAAGTGCTGCCGAAAACGATGGTGCACAAATACTTTAGCTGGTGGCGAGTGGGTGGGGCGCAGGTATCGAAGTCTGAACGCGTCGATGCCGTAGCCCGCATGCTGAATGAGCATATTGATCAGGCACGTAAATACTAA